In Trifolium pratense cultivar HEN17-A07 linkage group LG7, ARS_RC_1.1, whole genome shotgun sequence, a genomic segment contains:
- the LOC123895698 gene encoding endochitinase A2 has protein sequence MRLAIPIPIVTLIIFILGCCSAEQCGRQAGGALCPGGLCCSKFGWCGSTIDYCGDGCQSQCSGSSGGSSLSSLISRDTFNQMLKHRDDSACQGKGFYTYDAFISAAKAFPNFANRGDTDTKKREIAAFLGQTSHETTGGWATAPDGPYAWGYCFLREQNPSDYCQPSSEFPCASGKQYYGRGPIQISWNYNYGQCGRAIGVDLLNNPDLVATDPVISFKTALWFWMTPQSPKPSCHDVITGGWSPSSADSAAGRLPGYGTVTNIINGGLECGRGQDSRVQDRIGFYKRYCDIFGVGYGDNLDCFSQRPFGSSLLLNTIATA, from the coding sequence ATGAGGTTGGCAATCCCAATCCCAATAGTaacattaataatatttatactaGGATGCTGTTCTGCGGAGCAATGCGGTAGACAAGCTGGGGGTGCCCTGTGCCCAGGGGGATTATGCTGCAGCAAGTTTGGTTGGTGTGGATCAACCATCGACTACTGTGGAGATGGGTGCCAGAGTCAATGTAGTGGAAGCAGTGGTGGCAGTAGCCTTAGTAGCCTCATCTCCAGGGACACTTTCAACCAGATGCTCAAGCATCGCGACGACAGTGCGTGTCAGGGGAAAGGTTTTTACACATATGACGCTTTCATTTCAGCTGCCAAGGCTTTCCCCAACTTCGCCAATAGAGGAGATACTGACACTAAAAAAAGGGAGATTGCTGCTTTCTTGGGTCAAACTTCTCACGAAACCACTGGTGGATGGGCAACTGCACCAGACGGTCCATATGCTTGGGGATACTGCTTTCTCAGAGAACAGAATCCCAGCGACTACTGTCAACCAAGTTCTGAATTCCCATGTGCTTCTGGCAAGCAATACTACGGCAGAGGTCCCATTCAGATATCTTGGAATTACAACTACGGACAGTGTGGAAGAGCAATTGGTGTTGACTTGCTCAACAATCCAGACCTCGTCGCCACTGACCCTGTTATATCCTTCAAGACTGCTTTGTGGTTTTGGATGACGCCTCAGTCACCGAAGCCATCATGCCATGACGTTATCACCGGTGGATGGAGTCCTTCTAGTGCAGATAGTGCGGCGGGGAGGCTACCGGGGTACGGTACGGTGACCAACATCATAAACGGTGGACTTGAATGCGGGAGAGGGCAGGATAGCAGAGTGCAGGATCGAATAGGATTTTACAAGAGATACTGTGACATATTTGGAGTTGGATACGGAGATAATCTTGATTGTTTTTCTCAGAGGCCATTCGGATCATCACTCCTGCTCAACACCATCGCCACCGCCTAG